GAATATAAGCTGAGATATCTCCAGCTTGTGTTTCAATAATCGGTAAGGCTGTAATAGATCCGCCGCCTCTTTCGTCTGAAAGCTTTGCAGCTCTTTCTAGAAGACGAGAGTGCAAGTAGAATACATCCCCTGGATAGGCTTCACGACCTGGTGGTCTTCTAAGAAGAAGGGCCATAGTACGAAAAGCTACTGCATGTTTAGATAGATCATCATAAACAATAAGTACATCCTTACCATTTTCCATCCATTCTTCACCTATTGCAACCCCTGCATAAGGTGCAATATATTGAAGAGGTGCAAGCTCACTTGCTGTAGATACAACAACTGTTGTATAGCTCATCGCATCATTTTTTTCAAGCGTACTTACAATTTGTGCTACTGTAGAAGCTTTTTGTCCAATAGCAACATAAATACATAATACATCTTTACCCTTTTGGTTAATGATCGTATCTATTGCAAGTGCTGTTTTACCAGTTTGTCTATCTCCGATTATAAGCTCTCTTTGTCCACGTCCAATAGGAACCATTGCATCAATGGCTTTAAGCCCTGTTTGAAGTGGTGTATCTACTGATTTTCTTTCAATAACCCCTGGTGCTATACGTTCAACTCTTCTAAATTTATCTGTGTTAATAGGGCCTTTACCATCTATTGGCTGACCAAGGGCATTAACAACACGTCCCATAAGCGCATCGCCTACTGGAACCTCTACAACACGACCAGTTGATTTCACTGTGTCGCCTTCTTTAATATTTTGATCTGAACCTAAAAGAACAACTCCAATATTGTCTTCTTCTAGGTTAAGTACCATACCATAAACACTGCCCGGAAACTCAAGTAACTCTCCTGCCATTGCTTTTTGTAAGCCATGGATACGTGCAATACCATCACCTACAGTAATAACAGTTCCTACCTCAGCTATTTCCAGGTGCGCTGTATAGTTTTTAATCTGCTCTTTAATAATGCTGCTTATTTCTTCTGGTCTCAGATTCATTAACTTATTACACCCCTTTCTATGCAAGTTTAAGCTCAGTTAACTGCTTCTTTAATGTTTGCATTTTACCTTTAATACTTGCATCTACAACTTTATCTCCAACTCTAATAACAAGTCCTGCTATAATAGACGCATCTATCACAGTGTCAAGCTCTATTTGAGTCTTTGTACTATTTTCTAACTGTGTTTTAATTGCTTCTAACTGACTTTCCTGAAGAGCTACAGCCGAAGTTACTGTTGCTTTTAAAATACCTTTGTGATTTTTTACCATCTGCAAAAATGCTTCAAAAATATTAAGCAAAAATTCTTGCCTGCTCTTTTTAACGGTAAGTATCATAAGTCCAACAAGTGCTGGTGATACCTGATCAACAAATATTTTTTCTATGAGGGAAAGTTTCTCATCTACAGTTACTTTTTTACTTTGAAGTATTACTTCAAAATTGGGCTCTTCGCGAAACAGATTTACAATAAGCTCCGCTTCTTTTACATAATCTTCTATCCTATTATCCGAAATAGCTAGGTCAAATAGGGCAGTAGCATATCTTTTAATAGCTAGCTGAGCCACTGTACATCCCCCACTTCTTTTATAATTTCGTCAATTAGAGCATTATGTTTTGTTTCATCTATAGAGGCACTCACAAACTTGCTGGCCATAATAGTTGATATTTCTATCATTTCTTTTTTAAGATCATCTTTAACACGTTCTTGCTCAAGTTTGATGTCACTTAATGCTTTTTGTTTAATATTTTCTGCTTCTTCTCTTGCAGCTTTGATGATTTCTTCTTCTCTTATAAGTGCCTTTGCCCTTGTATCTTTTAAGATTTGGTTAGCTTCATCTTTAATATTTTTAAGCTTCGCTTCATAATCAGCCTTTAATTCTATTGCACTTGCTTTTTGACTTGCAGCGTCACTTATAGTCTGTGCGATAGTATTTTTTCTTTTATCTAAAAACTCCGTTACGGGCTTAAATAAAAGTCTATAAAGAATCCATATGATCACAAAAAGTGATATCCATATAACTCCTAAATCCCAAAGTAAAGCCATATCAAACCCGATAATTTTACTTGGCTCTGTGGCAGATAATAATGTAATAAATGATGTATTCAAAGGGAAGCACCCTCCTTTCTATACTAGTAGTGCTTTTTAATTATCCTATTAATTGCATATATCTTGTAATAAGTGGGTTCGCAAATAAAAGAATAATTGCTACAATAAGGCCATAAATCCCTGTTGTTTCTGCTACCGCTGCTCCTAAAAGCATTGTACGTACTACATCTGATTGCGCTTCTGGCTGACGGCCTACGGCTTCTGCACCTTTACCAGCTGCATACCCTTGTCCAATACCTGGTCCTATCCCTGCTATCATTGCAAGTCCTGCACCTATTGCTGAGCATGCTAAAATTAGAGCTTTTCCATCGATTTGATTTTCCATAATTAAATTCCTCCTTAAAATACTAGCTTTGATCATTTAGTTTATTATTTAAAAATATTAACAAATAATAATAATAAAGCAATAATAAGCGCATAAATACCTGTTGTCTGCGCAACTGCTTGTCCAAGAAGCATGGTTCTTATAACAAGAGGCTGTAGTTTAGGTCTTTTGCCAACAGCTTCTGCTGCTTTGCCAGCTGCATAACCTTGTCCTATACCAGGTCCTATACCTGCTATCATAGAAAGCCCTGCACCTAGTGCTGAAAATGCGAGTACGAGCCCTATTCCTTCTCTTGTAACAAGTGGATTAGCAAATAGCATAACAATTGCTACAACCAGTGCAAAGATACCTGAAGTCTCTGCAACTGCAGCACCTAATAACATAACAAGTGTTGCAGGCCTTCCGCCCTCTTTAGGATTTTTGCCCATTACTTCTGTCGCCTTGCCCGCAGCATACCCTTGTCCAATACCAGGTCCTATACCTGCTATCATTGCAAGCCCTGCGCCAATAGCTGAAAACGCTAAAATTACTGCTCTTGGGTCAATTGGATTTTCCATATTGAATCCCTCCTTAATATACTCATTTTTGATAATCTGATTTGTTAGTTAAGGATGTTAACAAATAACAATAATAATGCAATAATAAGCGCATAAATACCTGTTGTTTGAGCAACTGCCTGTCCAAGAAGCATTGTTCGTACGATAAGAGATTGCAGATCAGGTTTCTTACCAACAGCTTCTGCGGCCTTACCGGCTGCATAGCCTTGCCCAATACCTGGTCCCATTCCTGCTATCATTGCAGTTCCTGCCCCAATGGCCGAAAATGCGAGTACTATGCCTATCCCCTCTTTAGTAATAAGTGGATTGGCAAACAGCATAACAATTGCAATAACCAATGAGAAAATACCTGATGTTTCTGCAACTGCCGATCCGACTAGCATCACAAGTGTTGCAGGTTTTCCGCCTTTCTCAGGATTTGCCCCCATTGCTTCTGCGGCTTTGCCTGCTGCATAACCTTGCCCTATACCAGGTCCTATGCCCGCTATCATAGCAAGTCCTGCCCCAATGGCCGAAAATGCGAGTACAAGCGCTCTAGGATCTACATTTTCCATCCATCCAAAAAGTAAATCAACCATTCCTGTCACTTTATTCACCTCATTTCTTTTTAGTCCATGGCACTTGATACAAACGTCATACTGAGCATGACAAAAATAAGGGTTTGAAGTGCCCCTGCAAAAACATCAAAATAAATATGCAGTACAGCTGGTAACCCAAGTGTAAGAAACCATGGCATCATAGCATAATACAATCCCATAATGATTGTTCCGCCTAATATGTTTCCAAACAGACGGAAACTCAGTGAAATTGGTGTTGCAAGCTCTCCTACAATGTTAATCGGTAATAAAAAAGGCATAGGCTCTAAAAATCCCTTGAAATAACTAAGCCCTTTTGATTTTATGCCATAACCATGGATCATAAAAAATGTAGTTAAAGCCAGTGCAAGAGTTGTTGCAAGATCTGCAGTAGGTGGCCTAAGGCCAACTAATCCTGAAAGATTTGATAATAGGATGAATAAAAACATAGGCCCGTAAAAATGGGAAAACCCCTTATTGTTTTTGCCCATAGTACTTGCAGTAAAATTTTCAAATGTATCTACTATGAGTTCAACTATATTTTGCAACTTACTTTCCGGAACTTCTTTAAAATTATTAAGCTTAATTCTCACAATTACTGCGATAATGGTCAGTACAGCCATAACTATCCATGTGTTAATATGTGTTGTTGTTATACCTATTGCCTGACCGTCTACCTCAAATAATTTGACGACAGTTTTTATGCCAAAATCTATATTTTGTTCCACCTACGTACACTCCTTTCTGTATTAAAATATATATGCAATGAGCTTAGAAAAGCTCTTATTGCCGCATTGATTTCTTCAAAAAAAGCTGCATATATGCTGCCACTTTCATAGAGATAAGACCTAAAAACACACCTAAAATATGAATACCAGGTTCGAGTACCGCAATAAATAATACTGCACCAGTAAGAAGATATCTTAGCATGTAATGGGCTGTAGCATAGTTCTTTGCTTTAATCTCTTCCATAACAACTGCTTTATTAAATGTGATTTCCATAAGCTTAAATTTAATAAGGGAAAATAGCAGTCCAATGAATACTCCTTTAGTCCAGCTCCATGAATCACCAACTACTAACATGCCTATAGTATATGCTATTAAGGAAAATGCTATCATACTAAGTGGTATAAAGTTTTTCTTAATAAAAGTCATACTCATTTGTCTCCCCCCTTCTTAATCTCTTTGCCTACGATATAAAACAAATTTCTAAATGCGCCGCCCACACCTAAAATGATAAGCACAATAGTAAGCCACGGCTCAGTATTCATCTTGTTATCCAAAAAAACTCCTAATAATGTACATAATAAAATAGGTGTAACCATAGAGATCCCCAACTGCGACACTAACATCAAAGAACGTGCCCAACTGCTATTTTTCATTGCTCTGCCTCCTATGATAGTTCCCCATGTTATTTTAACTCATTGCGCATATATAATTCTACAAAAATTTTGTTTTTTGGTAAATTTTTAACATATTCCTACAAAAAAATCTAAATTTAACGACAAACTTCTCTATTTTTTACTTGTAACAATAATCCTCTGGTCTTTCATTCCTTTTCTTAAAATGATAAAGGATCGCTTCCACTATTCTCCTTGAAGCTTCTCCATCACCAAATGGATTCTTAGCTTGTGCCATTTGACTATAAAGGTTCTTATCCATCAGCAGCTCTTTTGTAAGCTTATAAATAGTATCTTTTTCTACACCTGCTAGCTTTAAAGTCCCAGCTTCAATACCTTCTGGTCTTTCTGTTACATTTCTTAGTACGAGTACTGGTTTCCCAAGAGACGGTACTTCTTCCTGAAGTCCACCTGAGTCTGTAAGCACAAGGTAAGAACGCCTCATTAAATTATGCATATCTTTGATATCTAAAGGTTCCACTAAATGTACCCTAGGCACATCTCCTAGTATACTGTCTACTACTTCTCGTACTGCAGGATTTTTATGCACTGCATAAACAACTTCTACATCCGCGTGTTCAAGAACTACCTGACGAACAGCCTCACATATATTTCTTAGAGGCTCTCCTAAATTTTCTCTTCTATGGGCCGTCATTGTAATAACTCTGCGTTTAGCATAGTCAATATCATTTAGTTCCCCTACAGAAAACATATAATCTTGTTCTATTGTTGTTTTAAGGGCATCAATAACTGTATTGCCTGTAATAAATATACTTTCTTCTTCTACCGCTTCATTAAGCAAATTTTGTTTTGCAAGAGGTGTCGGAGAAAAGTGCAGATTGGCAAGTGATCCTGTAAGTTTTCTATTCATTTCTTCTGGAAAAGGCTCATATCTGTTAAAAGTCCTAAGACCTGCTTCTACATGTCCAACCGGTATTTGTTTATAAAATGCTGCAAGTGCTGCTACAAAAGAAGTGGTAGTATCTCCATGAACAAGTACAATATCTGGCTTAGCCTGATCTAGTACTTCTTCTAATCCCTTTAAAACTCTAACAGTAATCTCTGTTAGAGTTTGTCTTTGCTTCATAATATCTAAATCGTAATGTGCTTCGAGTTTAAATATATCAAGTACCTGATCTAACATTTCTCTATGTTGTGCCGTTACACAAACTATGCTCTCTATTGCTTCACTTTTTTCTAATTCTTTAACTAGAGGCGCCATTTTAACAGCTTCCGGTCTAGTACCAAATATACTCATTACTTTTATTTTATTCATTAGATGATTACTCCTTGATATTGAAAATATTCGCACATTATATGCTTATAATATGACTAAATAGTATAAAGATTATACTGTAAAAGAACTATTGCATTAAAGATTATTTTCCAATCCTACTCTTTACGATATCTTCATCTACAGCTAAAACTACTCTGTTTTTTCCCTTTATCTTGCCTCTAATTAAGGCATTATCAGCTGCCCTTACAGCCTGATGCGGATCATCTGCCATATCTGGATAGGTACATACCCCCAGCGTTACTGTAACAGGAATGTCAACATCATAAGTCAGCTGAATATAATATACTGCTTGTCTAAATTCTTCTAGAATATGTATAGCCTCTTCTATAGGAACAGGAATA
This genomic window from Cellulosilyticum sp. I15G10I2 contains:
- the atpA gene encoding F0F1 ATP synthase subunit alpha, translating into MNLRPEEISSIIKEQIKNYTAHLEIAEVGTVITVGDGIARIHGLQKAMAGELLEFPGSVYGMVLNLEEDNIGVVLLGSDQNIKEGDTVKSTGRVVEVPVGDALMGRVVNALGQPIDGKGPINTDKFRRVERIAPGVIERKSVDTPLQTGLKAIDAMVPIGRGQRELIIGDRQTGKTALAIDTIINQKGKDVLCIYVAIGQKASTVAQIVSTLEKNDAMSYTTVVVSTASELAPLQYIAPYAGVAIGEEWMENGKDVLIVYDDLSKHAVAFRTMALLLRRPPGREAYPGDVFYLHSRLLERAAKLSDERGGGSITALPIIETQAGDISAYIPTNVISITDGQIFLETELFNAGVRPAVNPGLSVSRVGGAAQIKAMKQIAGPIRVELAQYRSLASFAQFGSDLDTATQNALMQGERIMEVLKQAQYAPLSVAHQIVILYAATRKYLLDIPVAEVVRFQSELVEFVDTKYPEILAELVKKEGITKDLEEKLKNIVVEFKQGFKAN
- the atpH gene encoding ATP synthase F1 subunit delta is translated as MAQLAIKRYATALFDLAISDNRIEDYVKEAELIVNLFREEPNFEVILQSKKVTVDEKLSLIEKIFVDQVSPALVGLMILTVKKSRQEFLLNIFEAFLQMVKNHKGILKATVTSAVALQESQLEAIKTQLENSTKTQIELDTVIDASIIAGLVIRVGDKVVDASIKGKMQTLKKQLTELKLA
- the atpF gene encoding F0F1 ATP synthase subunit B; this translates as MNTSFITLLSATEPSKIIGFDMALLWDLGVIWISLFVIIWILYRLLFKPVTEFLDKRKNTIAQTISDAASQKASAIELKADYEAKLKNIKDEANQILKDTRAKALIREEEIIKAAREEAENIKQKALSDIKLEQERVKDDLKKEMIEISTIMASKFVSASIDETKHNALIDEIIKEVGDVQWLS
- the atpE gene encoding ATP synthase F0 subunit C — its product is MENQIDGKALILACSAIGAGLAMIAGIGPGIGQGYAAGKGAEAVGRQPEAQSDVVRTMLLGAAVAETTGIYGLIVAIILLFANPLITRYMQLIG
- the atpE gene encoding ATP synthase F0 subunit C — encoded protein: MLFANPLVTREGIGLVLAFSALGAGLSMIAGIGPGIGQGYAAGKAAEAVGKRPKLQPLVIRTMLLGQAVAQTTGIYALIIALLLLFVNIFK
- the atpE gene encoding ATP synthase F0 subunit C, with translation MFANPLITKEGIGIVLAFSAIGAGTAMIAGMGPGIGQGYAAGKAAEAVGKKPDLQSLIVRTMLLGQAVAQTTGIYALIIALLLLFVNILN
- the atpB gene encoding F0F1 ATP synthase subunit A — translated: MEQNIDFGIKTVVKLFEVDGQAIGITTTHINTWIVMAVLTIIAVIVRIKLNNFKEVPESKLQNIVELIVDTFENFTASTMGKNNKGFSHFYGPMFLFILLSNLSGLVGLRPPTADLATTLALALTTFFMIHGYGIKSKGLSYFKGFLEPMPFLLPINIVGELATPISLSFRLFGNILGGTIIMGLYYAMMPWFLTLGLPAVLHIYFDVFAGALQTLIFVMLSMTFVSSAMD
- a CDS encoding ATP synthase subunit I; protein product: MSMTFIKKNFIPLSMIAFSLIAYTIGMLVVGDSWSWTKGVFIGLLFSLIKFKLMEITFNKAVVMEEIKAKNYATAHYMLRYLLTGAVLFIAVLEPGIHILGVFLGLISMKVAAYMQLFLKKSMRQ
- a CDS encoding AtpZ/AtpI family protein, producing the protein MKNSSWARSLMLVSQLGISMVTPILLCTLLGVFLDNKMNTEPWLTIVLIILGVGGAFRNLFYIVGKEIKKGGDK
- the wecB gene encoding non-hydrolyzing UDP-N-acetylglucosamine 2-epimerase, giving the protein MNKIKVMSIFGTRPEAVKMAPLVKELEKSEAIESIVCVTAQHREMLDQVLDIFKLEAHYDLDIMKQRQTLTEITVRVLKGLEEVLDQAKPDIVLVHGDTTTSFVAALAAFYKQIPVGHVEAGLRTFNRYEPFPEEMNRKLTGSLANLHFSPTPLAKQNLLNEAVEEESIFITGNTVIDALKTTIEQDYMFSVGELNDIDYAKRRVITMTAHRRENLGEPLRNICEAVRQVVLEHADVEVVYAVHKNPAVREVVDSILGDVPRVHLVEPLDIKDMHNLMRRSYLVLTDSGGLQEEVPSLGKPVLVLRNVTERPEGIEAGTLKLAGVEKDTIYKLTKELLMDKNLYSQMAQAKNPFGDGEASRRIVEAILYHFKKRNERPEDYCYK